The DNA region CCTGGCCGGGCTGGTTCCCCTGGCAGGTCGCGCAGGAGCAGGGCCTGTTCGAAGCCAACGGGGTCGACGTCGAGTTGACCTACTTCGACAGCTACACCGACAGCCTGACCGCGCTGGCCACCGGCAACCTGGACGCCAACAGTCAGACCCTCAACGACACGCTGTCGTCGGTCAGCGGCGGCGCGGCGCAGACCGTGGTGCTGGTCAACGACAACTCGACCGGCAACGACCAGATCATCGCCGCGCCGGGAATCGACTCGGTCGCCGACCTGGCCGGTAAGCGGGTGGCGATCGAGGAAGGCACCGTCGACCACTACCTGCTGCTGTTGGCGCTGGCCGAGGCCGGGCTGAGCGCCGACGACGTCGAGATCAGCCCGCTGCTGACCGACGCGGCCGCCGCCGCGTTCCTCGCCGGGCAGGTCGACGCGGTCGGGGCGTTCGCCCCGTTCACCACCACCGCGCTGGGCCGCGAGGGCAGCAGGGCGATCGCCACCTCGGCGGACTTCCCCGGCGCGATCCCCGACCACCTGGTGTTCGACTCGGCGTTCGTGGCCGCGCATCCGGAGCAGGTACAGGCCGTGGTGGACACCTGGTTCGACACCATCGGCTGGATCGCCGACAACCCGGACGAGGCCGTCGGGATCATGGCGGCCAAGGCGGGGGTCAGCGTCGAGGACTACCGCACGTACGACGCCGGGACGACGATCTTCGACCTGGCCGACAACCAGGCGGCGTTCGCACCGGGCGACACCCCGGCGAACCTGGACTTCCAGGCCCGGTCGATCGCCGAGTTCCTGGTGGAGACCGGCCTGGTGGACGAGGCACCACCGTTGGACGGGCTGCTCGACGGACAGTTCGTGGCGGCGGTCTCGCCGTGACCGTCACCCGGGATCCGGTGACCGGACACGGCGGCCCGCACGGCGTTGACGGGGCGGCGACCGACAACGCGGACCGGGCGTCGTGGGGGCCGCTGCCCCGGCGGCGTCCGGCCCGCCGGGTGCCGGCGCTGCTGGCCATCCGTACGCCGATCCCGGCGGCCGGCCGGTGGACGTTGACGGTCGCCTCGATCGTGGTGCCGCTGGCCGCCTGGCAGATCGGCAGCATGCTGGTCGACGGGCGGCCGGACTTCCTGCCGTCACCGCTGGAGTCGGTGGCGGCCGGGGTGGAGATGGCCCGTACGGGTCAACTGTGGACCGACACCGCCGCGACCGTCGGCCGGGTGCTGCGCGGATTCGGCCTGGCGGTGGCGGTGTCGGTGCCGCTCGGCCTGTTGATGGGCAGCTTCCAGGCGGGTCGAGCGGCGCTGGAGCCGATGATCGGCCTGCTGCGGTACCTGCCGGCCAGCGCGTTCATCCCGCTGCTGATCATCTGGTTGGGGCTGGGTGAGCCGTCCAAGGTGGCGTTGATCTTCATCGCGACGGTCTTCTTCAACACGCTGATGACCGCCAACGTGGTCCGCACCGTGCCGGCCGGGCTGATCGACGTGTCGTACACCCTCGGGGCCCGGCGCTTCGAGGTGCTGCGCAAGGTGATCGTGCCGCACTCGCTGCCCGGCATGATCGACGCGATCCGGGTCAACGCGGCGGCGGCCTGGAACTTCGTGGTCGTCGCCGAACTGATCAACGCCCAGTCCGGGCTGGGCTACCGGATCGTCCGGTCGCAACGGTTCAACCAGCTCGACAACATCTTCGCCGTACTGATCGTGATCGCCCTGATCGGCGTGGCGATCGACCTGGCCTTGCGGACGACCCGCGACCGGATCGGGAGGTGGGCATCGTGACCTCGACCGAAACCGAAGCCACGACCGGTGCCGGGTCCGTGGCCCCGACCGCCGAGGCGCCACTGGTGCGGCTCGCCGGCGTCGGCAAGGACTTCCGGGCCGCCGCCGGCGGGTCGCTGCGCGCGCTCGACGGCGTGGATCTGGCGGTACGCCGAGGCGAATTCGTCTGCCTGGTCGGCGCCTCCGGGTCGGGCAAGTCCACTCTGCTGTCGCTGATCGCCGGGCTGACCACGCCGAGCCGGGGAGCTGTGCTGCTCGACGGCACGGCGGTGACCGGGCCGGGACCGGACCGGGGGCTGGTGCTGCAGAGCGGTGCCGTCTACCCGTGGCGGACGGTGGAACGCAACGTCGCGTTCGGGCTGGAGCTGCTGCCGATCAGTCGGGCCGAACGGGCCCGTCGGGTCGCCTGGTACCTGGCCGAGACCGGGCTGACCGGGCTGCGGCACGCGCTGCCGAAGCAGCTCTCCGGCGGGCAGCGCCAGCGGGTGGCGATCGCCCGCGCGCTGGCCTGTGAGCCGCAGGTGCTGCTGCTCGACGAGCCGTTCGGTGCCCTCGACGTGCAGACCAAGGAGGACATGCAGCTGTTCGTCCGCCGGGTGTGGGCCGACACCGGCACCACCGTGGTGATGGTGACCCACGACGTCGAGGAGGCGGTCTTCCTCGGTCAGCGGGTGGTGGTGCTGGCCAGCGACCCGGGCCGGGTCGCCGCCGACCTGCCGGTGGAGCTGCCGCCCGACCGCGACGGCGTACCCCGGGACCTGACTGTCAAGCGGCTGCCGGAGTTCCTGGCGCTGCGCGCCGATGTCGAGGACCAGGTCCGCGCCTACCACCAGCGGCACGCCGCCGCCGGGTCCGGCGGCTGACTGGCCGACGACCGCTTCGGCTGCGAGCGATCGACGGCTGACAGCGGTGTCACTGCCAGCGGAAGAACCGGGCGGCGACCAGTGTGCTGAGCACGGTGGCGACGGCCAGGGCGAGCAGGTGGCGTGGCTGCGGCGGCTCACCCGCCCAGGCCGCGCCGACCGCCTGCACCGCGGCCCCGAACGGCAGCGCCTCACCGACCGTCGCCACCCGGTCCGGCAGGTTCTGCGTCGGCCCGAACAGGCCACCGGTCGCGCCCATCGCGAAGAACGCCGTCAACCCGATCGCCACCGACGCGTTGCCGCTGGGCGCGACCGCCGCCACCAGCATCCCGACGGCGTACATGGCGGCTGCGGCGAGGGCGACGACGGCCAGCGTACGGCCGGGGTTGCCCGGCGGCCGGGCACCGAACGCGACCACCGCGACCCCGAGGGCCAGCCCGACGCCGACCGCCGTCTGCAGCAGGCTCGTGACCACCTGCGCCGCGAGGACCATCGCCGGGTGGGCCGGCGTCACCGCCAGCCGACGCAGCACCCCGGTGCGCCGGTAGTAGGCGAGGAAGCTCGGCATGTTCACCACCCCGATGGTGGCGATGATGACGGTGAACACCAGCGGCAGCACGTACACGTCGAGCACGGTGCGGCCGCCGGGCAGGGTCTGACCGCCCTGCGCGCTGACCGCGTTCATCACCAGGATCAGCAGCGGCAGCCCGATCGGCACGACCAGGCCGGCGGTGTCCCGGGCCACCATCCGGCACTCGGCGGCGACCAACGCGGCCCAGGCGCGCGGTCCGGGGCGGCGGGCGACGATCTGCGGCGCGGTCACCACGACCCCTCCTCGGCGTCGCGTTCGGCATCGAACGGCTGGCCGGTCAGGGCGAGAAAGGCGTCGTCGAGGGTGGTGCACGGTGCTGCCGTCCCCGTGTCGGCGGCGGTGCGTCCGGCCCGCGCGATCAGTCCGGCCGGGCTGTCGAGAGCGATCAGCCGGCCCCGGTCGATCAGCGCGACCCGGTCACAGAGCCGCTCCACCTCCTCCATCAGGTGGCTGACCAGCAGCACCGTCACCCCGTCGTCGCGCAACTGTTCGACGAGCGCCCAGATGCGTCGACGGGCCTGTGGATCCAGCCCGGTGGACAACTCGTCGAGCAACGCCACCCGGGGGTTGCCGACCAGCGCCAGGGCGATCGACAGCCGCTGTTGCTGGCCGCCGGAGAGCTTCTCGAACCGGGTGTCGCGGCGGTCGGCGAGTCCCAGCAGGTCGATCAGCTCGTCGGGGTCGGCGCCGTCTGCGTAGAAGCTGCGGTACAGCCGGACCAGCTCCCGGACGGTCAGTGCCGCGTGCAGCGCGGCAGCCTGCAGCTGTACGCCGAGCACCTGGCGCAGCCGGGCCCGGTCCCGCCACGGGTCGAGACCGAGCACCCGCACCCGGCCCCGGTCGGGCCGCCGCAGCCCGGCGATGGTCTCCACGACTGTGGTCTTGCCAGCCCCGTTGCGCCCCAGTACGCCGAGGATCTCTCCCGGTTCGACGGTGAGGCTCACCGAGTCCACGGCGACGGTCGACCCGTACCGCTTGTGAATGTCCTCGACGGTGACCGCCGGCATCGCCGTACCTCCTTGATGGGATGTCCGCACGCTATGGCGGCCGGGCCCACCGGCGGATCTGCCGGTGGTCACGGTCGGTGGGGGTGACTTCCGGCAGGGGCGGTACGCCGGACCGGCCGCCTAGCATGACGGGGTGAGCCGATCCGATCCCCGACCCTGGTCCGGGGTGGTCGGCGTACTGACCTGCCTGGCCGTCGGTGCCCCGGTGCTGGTGCTGGGTAGCGGCCCGGCCGCCGGCGCGTTCCTTGTCCCGGTCTGGCTGTGGTGGGTGTGTTTCGCCGGTTTCGTCGTGGCATTGGTGGTCTGCACCCTGCTGGTGGACCGGGTCCGCGACGTCGGCACGCTTCTGGTGTTCGCCGCGCAGGTCGGCCTCGGGGTGACGGTGGTGCTGATGGCGCCGGCGTTCGGGTGGACGCAGATCCTGCTGGTGTTCGGCGCGGCGGTCAGCACCTACCTGAACCGGTGGCCGGTGACGACCGCCGTGGTCGGACTCAACACGGTGGTGGCCGCCGGGGCCGCGTACCTCAACTCGGGTGCGGTCGCCCAGGCACTGCTCAACGCGCTGCTGTACGCCCTGCTGCAGGCAGGCGTCGTGCTGTCGGTGCAGACGTACCTGCGGGAGTTGGCGACCCGGCGCAAACTCGCCGAGGCGCACACCGAACTGCGGGCGGCGACCGCGCTGCTGGCGCAGGCGACCCGGTCGGACGAACGGCTGCGGATCGCCCGGGAGTTGCACGAC from Solwaraspora sp. WMMD791 includes:
- a CDS encoding aliphatic sulfonate ABC transporter substrate-binding protein produces the protein MRRTARSSRRSPTRRLVSAVCAAILLVTAAGCGDSEPDGDGSTTVRLGFSAWPGWFPWQVAQEQGLFEANGVDVELTYFDSYTDSLTALATGNLDANSQTLNDTLSSVSGGAAQTVVLVNDNSTGNDQIIAAPGIDSVADLAGKRVAIEEGTVDHYLLLLALAEAGLSADDVEISPLLTDAAAAAFLAGQVDAVGAFAPFTTTALGREGSRAIATSADFPGAIPDHLVFDSAFVAAHPEQVQAVVDTWFDTIGWIADNPDEAVGIMAAKAGVSVEDYRTYDAGTTIFDLADNQAAFAPGDTPANLDFQARSIAEFLVETGLVDEAPPLDGLLDGQFVAAVSP
- a CDS encoding ABC transporter permease, which translates into the protein MTVTRDPVTGHGGPHGVDGAATDNADRASWGPLPRRRPARRVPALLAIRTPIPAAGRWTLTVASIVVPLAAWQIGSMLVDGRPDFLPSPLESVAAGVEMARTGQLWTDTAATVGRVLRGFGLAVAVSVPLGLLMGSFQAGRAALEPMIGLLRYLPASAFIPLLIIWLGLGEPSKVALIFIATVFFNTLMTANVVRTVPAGLIDVSYTLGARRFEVLRKVIVPHSLPGMIDAIRVNAAAAWNFVVVAELINAQSGLGYRIVRSQRFNQLDNIFAVLIVIALIGVAIDLALRTTRDRIGRWAS
- a CDS encoding ABC transporter ATP-binding protein, coding for MTSTETEATTGAGSVAPTAEAPLVRLAGVGKDFRAAAGGSLRALDGVDLAVRRGEFVCLVGASGSGKSTLLSLIAGLTTPSRGAVLLDGTAVTGPGPDRGLVLQSGAVYPWRTVERNVAFGLELLPISRAERARRVAWYLAETGLTGLRHALPKQLSGGQRQRVAIARALACEPQVLLLDEPFGALDVQTKEDMQLFVRRVWADTGTTVVMVTHDVEEAVFLGQRVVVLASDPGRVAADLPVELPPDRDGVPRDLTVKRLPEFLALRADVEDQVRAYHQRHAAAGSGG
- a CDS encoding ABC transporter permease, coding for MTAPQIVARRPGPRAWAALVAAECRMVARDTAGLVVPIGLPLLILVMNAVSAQGGQTLPGGRTVLDVYVLPLVFTVIIATIGVVNMPSFLAYYRRTGVLRRLAVTPAHPAMVLAAQVVTSLLQTAVGVGLALGVAVVAFGARPPGNPGRTLAVVALAAAAMYAVGMLVAAVAPSGNASVAIGLTAFFAMGATGGLFGPTQNLPDRVATVGEALPFGAAVQAVGAAWAGEPPQPRHLLALAVATVLSTLVAARFFRWQ
- a CDS encoding ABC transporter ATP-binding protein — its product is MPAVTVEDIHKRYGSTVAVDSVSLTVEPGEILGVLGRNGAGKTTVVETIAGLRRPDRGRVRVLGLDPWRDRARLRQVLGVQLQAAALHAALTVRELVRLYRSFYADGADPDELIDLLGLADRRDTRFEKLSGGQQQRLSIALALVGNPRVALLDELSTGLDPQARRRIWALVEQLRDDGVTVLLVSHLMEEVERLCDRVALIDRGRLIALDSPAGLIARAGRTAADTGTAAPCTTLDDAFLALTGQPFDAERDAEEGSW
- a CDS encoding sensor histidine kinase → MSRSDPRPWSGVVGVLTCLAVGAPVLVLGSGPAAGAFLVPVWLWWVCFAGFVVALVVCTLLVDRVRDVGTLLVFAAQVGLGVTVVLMAPAFGWTQILLVFGAAVSTYLNRWPVTTAVVGLNTVVAAGAAYLNSGAVAQALLNALLYALLQAGVVLSVQTYLRELATRRKLAEAHTELRAATALLAQATRSDERLRIARELHDLIGHQLTVLTLELEVAAHQSTPPAAEHVARARQVARDLLADVRGTVGELRRHAPDLREALQRIVAELPEPAVHLRVDDGIAVDEARVTALVRCVQEVVTNTIRHAESANLWIEISDDDGTIRLTAWDDGRGAGGEVRPGNGLCGMRERVEALGGRVSLDGGRGFRVRAEVPAA